From a single Chloracidobacterium sp. genomic region:
- a CDS encoding tetratricopeptide repeat protein, with product MAGRNGFVLVVLGVLLVGGGWLAETVWAQESNIERRMKGESKSEPKQAEPPEEVESPPSDKKTSGRPRATPPRKKVIPAASPVPLPKPPTAEAPPKPMDILVTVNVAQAEILVGEKVVGVARRDQPLKLQLPPGVIRLSAFSDNYLPFSQEVEIVPDTKRLEITLDYDIGALFARYENPRTTNLVTAEDWEAVVATANRHIESGDLRIEYRALGLLGQGQLALRVGDTASAIPRLLEATRLVPTSSVANYALGQAYLAAGQIAEAAAAFQRAIATNPVLAMAHYGLGVARLRQGQPREAVASLERAEALGYAPPELALQIARALVAQRSYSAAIARLQPLMLSPSVEVLVTLGDAYAGQKKNTAAREAYETAMLRDPASPLPLARLGEMLFRAKQYKEARHYLQQAVELDPDGRLVNTTELRTMLRKTLGKGK from the coding sequence ATGGCTGGAAGGAACGGCTTTGTGTTGGTAGTACTCGGCGTCCTGCTGGTTGGGGGAGGATGGTTAGCGGAGACAGTCTGGGCGCAGGAGTCCAACATCGAGCGCCGGATGAAAGGCGAGTCGAAAAGTGAGCCGAAGCAGGCGGAGCCGCCGGAGGAGGTGGAATCGCCGCCCAGCGACAAGAAAACGTCCGGTCGTCCACGCGCCACCCCGCCACGCAAGAAGGTTATTCCAGCCGCTAGCCCGGTTCCGCTTCCCAAGCCGCCGACCGCTGAAGCGCCCCCAAAGCCAATGGACATCCTCGTAACGGTCAACGTTGCGCAGGCTGAGATTTTGGTTGGGGAAAAGGTCGTCGGCGTCGCGCGGCGCGACCAGCCGCTCAAACTCCAGTTGCCGCCGGGCGTCATCCGCCTAAGCGCCTTTAGCGACAACTACCTGCCGTTTTCGCAGGAAGTCGAAATCGTTCCCGATACGAAGCGTTTAGAAATCACGCTTGACTATGACATTGGGGCGCTGTTTGCGCGCTATGAAAACCCGCGTACGACAAACCTTGTCACTGCCGAAGATTGGGAAGCCGTCGTCGCCACCGCCAATCGCCATATTGAGTCGGGTGATTTGCGAATTGAGTACCGCGCGCTGGGTTTGTTGGGTCAGGGACAGTTGGCGTTGCGAGTAGGCGATACGGCGAGCGCCATTCCGCGTCTGTTGGAGGCGACGCGCCTTGTCCCAACCTCGTCCGTCGCCAACTACGCTCTCGGTCAAGCGTACCTCGCCGCCGGCCAAATCGCCGAAGCGGCGGCGGCCTTCCAACGGGCTATTGCGACGAACCCTGTACTGGCGATGGCCCACTACGGGCTAGGTGTGGCTCGGCTGCGGCAGGGGCAACCACGCGAGGCGGTGGCAAGCTTGGAACGGGCGGAAGCGTTGGGCTACGCACCGCCGGAGTTGGCGTTGCAAATAGCGCGCGCATTGGTCGCCCAGCGGTCGTACAGCGCAGCGATTGCTCGCCTTCAACCGCTGATGCTGTCGCCGTCGGTTGAGGTTCTTGTGACGTTGGGCGACGCCTACGCCGGACAGAAGAAAAACACCGCTGCGCGTGAAGCTTATGAAACGGCGATGCTGCGCGACCCAGCTTCGCCGCTGCCGCTGGCGCGGTTGGGTGAGATGCTGTTCCGCGCCAAGCAGTACAAAGAGGCACGCCACTATCTTCAGCAGGCGGTGGAACTCGACCCGGATGGACGACTAGTTAACACCACCGAACTGCGGACAATGCTGCGAAAAACGCTAGGGAAAGGAAAGTAG
- a CDS encoding formylglycine-generating enzyme family protein has protein sequence MLSILLGGGMWFFFGGQSPPPPVARPTPPPPPAAAPPTPPPPPAPLSPPVIGLVLIPAGVVALGGVDGLPPRKVAVGSFWMSETEVTNQQYHEFVTATRHAAPKDWTNGTFPVGAAMQPVTNVSWHDANDFCTWYGAKIGATVRLPTEAEWMRAAQGDNNLPYPWGREWRDNLAASKQTGGKIFPVKSFPAGRSPYGVYDLAGNVWEWTNDVELDAQGAPKTDENGQTRRIIKGGSADEEPRTLSVSVRKAVPPTYADPMLGFRYIVVPNSPPAVGATAASAAPGAPAQ, from the coding sequence ATGCTGTCGATCCTCCTTGGGGGCGGAATGTGGTTTTTCTTCGGCGGGCAGTCACCGCCGCCCCCAGTTGCGCGTCCTACGCCGCCACCGCCGCCGGCGGCTGCGCCGCCCACGCCGCCCCCACCGCCTGCCCCCCTGTCGCCCCCGGTCATTGGCTTGGTGCTGATTCCGGCCGGGGTGGTTGCTTTAGGCGGCGTGGACGGTCTGCCGCCGCGCAAAGTGGCAGTTGGGAGTTTCTGGATGTCGGAAACGGAAGTCACCAATCAGCAGTACCACGAGTTTGTCACCGCCACCCGCCACGCTGCGCCAAAGGACTGGACGAATGGTACCTTCCCGGTTGGCGCAGCGATGCAACCAGTCACGAACGTTTCCTGGCATGACGCCAATGACTTCTGCACGTGGTATGGCGCGAAAATCGGCGCAACGGTACGCCTGCCGACCGAGGCTGAGTGGATGCGCGCGGCGCAGGGCGACAACAATCTACCGTATCCGTGGGGCCGTGAATGGCGGGACAACCTAGCCGCCTCCAAACAAACCGGCGGCAAAATTTTTCCGGTCAAGAGTTTTCCGGCTGGACGCAGCCCGTACGGGGTTTATGACCTAGCCGGCAATGTGTGGGAATGGACAAATGATGTGGAGCTTGATGCGCAGGGAGCGCCCAAAACCGACGAAAACGGACAAACCCGGCGCATCATCAAGGGTGGTTCGGCCGACGAAGAGCCGCGGACGCTGAGCGTATCGGTACGGAAGGCGGTCCCACCGACCTACGCTGACCCGATGCTCGGTTTTCGTTACATCGTTGTGCCAAACTCACCACCGGCGGTCGGGGCGACGGCGGCGAGTGCGGCGCCGGGCGCTCCGGCGCAGTAG
- the sctL gene encoding type III secretion system stator protein SctL, protein MQVVKPSVLQLLPLTGGVVKRPVIEARAEARRLLSEARAEAERLVAEAKGEVERIRAEAYAAGYEAGLKEFTTRLLELQRRREMMLADAEREVLRLALRIAEKIVGRELETHDATLLDIVRTAMRNIRHASAITICVNPADVPKLERHREAIETLRRGQFVNIVPDTRVSVGGCILESESGIVDAQLDTQLRVIEQALLDLHETQRRDARQTSLE, encoded by the coding sequence ATGCAAGTCGTCAAACCCTCCGTGCTGCAACTTCTTCCCCTGACTGGCGGCGTCGTCAAGCGTCCGGTCATTGAGGCGCGCGCTGAGGCGCGGCGGCTGCTCAGTGAAGCGCGCGCCGAAGCCGAACGACTGGTCGCCGAAGCGAAAGGCGAGGTCGAGCGTATTCGCGCCGAGGCGTACGCCGCCGGCTATGAAGCCGGACTTAAGGAATTCACAACGCGCCTGCTTGAACTCCAGCGCCGCCGCGAGATGATGCTCGCCGACGCCGAACGAGAAGTGCTGCGGTTGGCTCTGCGGATTGCAGAAAAAATCGTCGGGCGCGAACTGGAAACCCATGACGCTACCCTGCTCGACATTGTACGGACGGCGATGCGCAACATTCGACACGCGAGCGCCATTACGATTTGTGTCAATCCGGCTGACGTACCAAAGCTGGAGCGTCACCGCGAAGCGATCGAAACACTCCGACGGGGGCAGTTCGTCAACATTGTGCCCGACACTCGCGTTTCAGTTGGGGGCTGTATCCTCGAGAGCGAGTCGGGTATTGTGGACGCTCAACTTGACACCCAGTTGCGCGTCATTGAACAGGCGCTTCTCGACCTGCATGAGACCCAGCGGCGTGACGCGCGTCAAACTTCGCTTGAATGA
- a CDS encoding dicarboxylate/amino acid:cation symporter codes for MKKFPLHWQILVGMLAGLIVGFAADWLGAQQFVKYWIKPFGTIFMNLLKMIAVPLIIASLIKGVSDMKDLSQLSRMGGRSLALYLLTTAVAVAIGLLIVNFVKPGTGVAPATREKLLSAYADEAKGRISTAKSEQDKGPLQPLVDIVPDNVFAATTDNRRMLQVIFFALLIGVGLILIAEEKAKPIRDIFDGLNEVILRLVDLVMLTAPVGVMALLATLITESPSADILVSLLRYALCVVAGLAVLIFAFYPVLVWLVTGKSYRFFMRGVLPAQLVAFSTSSSAATLPVTMERVQEHLGVHEEVAGFVLPIGATMNMDGTALYQGVAAVFIAQVLGIALDLGDQLSILLTATLASIGAAAVPSAGLIVLVIVLGAAGIPQEGLALIFAIDRPLDMCRTVANVTSDACVAMLVAQNMGLLGEPHERRLDDFYPRR; via the coding sequence CTGAAAAAATTCCCGCTGCACTGGCAAATCTTGGTCGGGATGCTCGCTGGACTCATTGTTGGCTTTGCCGCTGACTGGCTCGGTGCGCAGCAGTTCGTCAAGTACTGGATCAAGCCTTTTGGGACGATCTTCATGAACTTGCTCAAGATGATCGCCGTGCCACTCATCATCGCCTCGCTCATCAAGGGCGTCTCAGACATGAAAGACTTGAGCCAGTTGTCGCGGATGGGCGGGCGTTCGCTGGCACTCTACTTGCTGACGACAGCTGTGGCCGTGGCTATTGGTTTGCTCATCGTTAATTTCGTCAAACCGGGCACGGGCGTGGCGCCAGCGACCCGTGAAAAACTTCTAAGCGCCTACGCCGACGAAGCCAAGGGGCGCATTTCTACGGCGAAGTCGGAGCAAGACAAAGGGCCGCTCCAGCCGCTTGTGGATATTGTCCCCGACAACGTGTTCGCTGCGACGACTGACAACCGCCGGATGCTGCAAGTGATCTTTTTCGCCCTCCTGATCGGCGTCGGGCTGATTCTCATCGCTGAGGAGAAAGCTAAGCCTATCAGAGATATCTTCGACGGGCTGAACGAGGTCATTCTTAGGCTGGTTGATCTCGTCATGCTGACCGCGCCAGTGGGCGTCATGGCGCTGCTGGCGACGCTGATTACCGAATCGCCAAGTGCTGACATCCTCGTCAGCCTCCTGCGATACGCCCTCTGCGTCGTCGCCGGCCTTGCCGTCCTAATTTTCGCCTTCTATCCAGTGTTGGTGTGGCTTGTAACCGGAAAATCTTATCGCTTCTTCATGCGCGGCGTACTGCCGGCGCAGTTGGTAGCTTTTTCAACCAGCTCAAGCGCCGCGACATTGCCGGTCACAATGGAGCGCGTGCAGGAGCATTTGGGCGTTCACGAAGAGGTCGCTGGTTTCGTCTTGCCCATCGGGGCGACGATGAATATGGACGGCACGGCGCTGTACCAAGGCGTCGCGGCGGTGTTCATCGCGCAAGTGTTGGGCATTGCGCTCGATCTAGGCGATCAGTTGAGCATCCTGCTGACGGCGACGCTGGCTTCGATTGGGGCGGCCGCCGTGCCGAGCGCCGGCCTGATCGTTCTCGTCATCGTGCTGGGCGCCGCCGGCATCCCGCAGGAAGGTTTGGCGTTGATTTTCGCCATTGATCGCCCGCTGGATATGTGCCGTACGGTGGCGAACGTCACCAGCGACGCCTGCGTCGCCATGCTGGTGGCGCAGAACATGGGCTTGTTGGGCGAGCCGCATGAGCGCCGCTTGGATGATTTCTATCCCCGGCGTTAG
- a CDS encoding tetratricopeptide repeat protein, translating to MLTKQDHEWLQGGLSLAAATGWTPEEVRLVTDLGYNLAEQGRHAEAITIFEGLAALAPATLYFQSALGALKLRIKDYAGALPHLNRVLAATPDDAVALVNRGETLLHLGDLSSARADLQRAVALVPDADPPPYITRAKALLLALERGWQPLARGLPDPGRPESRQLGDGFQL from the coding sequence ATGCTCACCAAGCAGGATCACGAATGGTTACAGGGCGGTTTGTCGCTTGCCGCCGCCACTGGTTGGACGCCGGAAGAAGTTCGGCTGGTGACTGACTTGGGCTACAACTTGGCCGAGCAGGGGCGTCACGCAGAAGCTATTACGATTTTTGAAGGTCTGGCGGCGCTTGCGCCGGCGACTTTGTATTTTCAATCGGCGCTGGGTGCGCTCAAACTGCGCATCAAGGACTACGCCGGGGCGCTGCCGCATCTGAATCGCGTGCTGGCGGCGACCCCGGACGACGCTGTGGCGCTGGTCAATCGTGGTGAAACACTGCTGCACTTGGGTGACTTGTCGAGCGCCCGCGCCGACTTGCAGCGGGCGGTGGCGTTGGTTCCCGACGCCGACCCGCCGCCGTACATTACGCGCGCCAAGGCGCTGTTGCTGGCGCTGGAACGAGGCTGGCAGCCGCTGGCGCGCGGGTTGCCTGACCCAGGTCGGCCCGAGAGTCGTCAGCTTGGCGACGGCTTCCAGTTGTGA
- a CDS encoding flippase-like domain-containing protein: MTTTRRRSLRPWWTAAKWLALLVLLALAAHAGHLRAVIAALGRADRSWIAAAFGLGAVMLVLRTAKWRWLLVRVHPQTSWLTAARSLLGGMALGLVTPGRVGEVGRAAFLPPGVRLTAAGLFIIDRAADLAALGAAACLGTLGVAPTTWRWPLALAGVGCVGMVFVLPVVLSAVLAARRLPGRLREKLCPAATALAQLRRRDIAANIAAGLALTALDIVSLYALARAFEPVRFAVVAFAFPWIVLTNLVPVTPAGVGVREGAAAGILQAYGVALPTAVNAALLLFAINTLAPALVGLVWIGKRSSAA, from the coding sequence GTGACAACGACGCGCAGACGTTCCCTTCGGCCATGGTGGACAGCCGCCAAATGGTTGGCCCTACTCGTATTGCTGGCGCTGGCGGCGCACGCCGGCCATCTTCGTGCAGTCATCGCCGCCCTTGGCCGCGCTGACCGAAGCTGGATTGCAGCAGCGTTTGGGCTGGGCGCGGTCATGCTGGTTCTCCGGACGGCCAAGTGGCGGTGGTTGTTGGTACGGGTTCACCCGCAAACATCGTGGCTGACGGCGGCACGGTCGCTACTGGGAGGGATGGCGCTGGGACTTGTTACACCCGGTCGCGTTGGCGAGGTTGGACGCGCCGCTTTCTTACCGCCGGGCGTACGTCTGACGGCGGCTGGGTTGTTCATCATTGACCGCGCCGCCGACCTTGCGGCGCTTGGCGCAGCCGCCTGTTTGGGGACGCTGGGGGTTGCGCCCACCACTTGGCGCTGGCCGCTGGCGTTGGCAGGCGTAGGTTGTGTTGGGATGGTCTTTGTGTTGCCGGTTGTGTTGTCGGCTGTCTTGGCGGCGCGGCGTCTTCCAGGTCGGCTGCGGGAAAAGCTTTGTCCGGCGGCGACGGCGTTGGCGCAGCTGCGCCGGCGGGACATCGCCGCCAACATCGCTGCCGGTCTAGCATTGACGGCGTTGGATATCGTCTCGCTTTACGCGCTGGCGCGGGCATTCGAGCCGGTGCGCTTCGCTGTCGTCGCGTTTGCATTCCCTTGGATTGTGCTGACGAATCTCGTCCCCGTTACCCCGGCCGGCGTCGGCGTTCGTGAAGGCGCAGCGGCGGGCATTCTCCAAGCTTACGGTGTCGCTCTCCCAACCGCCGTCAATGCGGCGCTATTGCTGTTTGCGATCAATACGCTGGCGCCGGCGCTGGTCGGGCTGGTCTGGATTGGTAAACGCTCCAGCGCAGCGTGA
- a CDS encoding M14 family metallopeptidase: MPIKLEPMPPRSGYEPPAAAAARSLTDSTTAAPKAFLTRCEKTDYVETGDYAETVALWKKMAAASPFAELLPIGDTAQGRTLYVLVASKDKAFTPHRAAKTRKPVVFIQNGIHPGEISGKDATSMLLRDILITKRHAALLDSVIILAMPVFNADGHENTSPWHRVNQNGPREMGFRATATRLNLNRDYMKADAPEMRAWLRFFTTWKPDFFIDNHVTDGMDHQYDVTLDMPTEQNTWPTIGAWTKETFLPKLYARLEADGHVVGPYAEPRDPADWSKGFDVGVIEPRYSTGYVALWHRPALLVETHSLKSYRTQVWAHYDLMTHTLALVGAEGAHLREMIRAAEAGMAELAAAAKPLFLAGTHGDAGTTFTYKGVAWREETSLVTGRPVRAYESRLVDIPTKLFTKLKTTAAPTVPAGYLIPAEWTAVVDVLAAHGVEMKRLKKVTTVDCETYCLRDPKWATRPFEGRVMLTSFTIQRARTTKTFPAGTVYVPMTQPAARVAFNWLEPEGPDSAVRWGLFNTIFEQKEYAADYVFEPIAREMLKRNPKLRAEFERKLAEDADFAASPRARFQFLYERSPYYETDKDAYPVVRVFEPPLR, translated from the coding sequence ATGCCCATCAAACTCGAACCTATGCCGCCCCGGTCGGGCTATGAGCCGCCCGCCGCCGCTGCCGCGCGTTCACTGACCGACAGCACCACTGCCGCGCCAAAAGCTTTTCTGACGCGCTGCGAGAAGACCGACTACGTTGAAACCGGCGACTACGCTGAGACGGTCGCGCTTTGGAAGAAAATGGCCGCTGCCTCGCCTTTCGCCGAGTTGCTTCCCATCGGCGACACGGCGCAGGGGCGGACGCTCTACGTACTGGTCGCCTCCAAAGACAAAGCCTTTACGCCACACCGCGCCGCCAAAACCCGAAAGCCCGTGGTGTTTATCCAAAACGGCATTCATCCGGGCGAAATTTCGGGCAAGGACGCGACCTCGATGCTCCTGCGCGACATTCTCATCACGAAGCGCCACGCCGCGCTGCTTGACTCGGTGATCATTCTGGCGATGCCGGTTTTCAACGCCGACGGTCACGAAAACACCAGCCCTTGGCATCGCGTCAACCAGAACGGCCCGCGCGAGATGGGCTTTCGCGCGACGGCGACGCGCCTCAACCTCAACCGCGACTACATGAAGGCTGATGCGCCCGAAATGCGCGCTTGGCTGCGGTTTTTCACCACCTGGAAGCCCGACTTCTTCATAGACAACCACGTGACGGACGGCATGGATCACCAGTACGACGTAACGCTTGACATGCCGACCGAGCAGAACACGTGGCCGACAATCGGCGCGTGGACGAAGGAGACGTTTCTGCCGAAGCTCTATGCGCGCTTGGAAGCTGACGGGCACGTGGTCGGCCCGTACGCCGAGCCGCGCGATCCGGCCGACTGGTCAAAGGGCTTTGATGTCGGCGTGATTGAGCCGCGTTACTCAACCGGCTACGTAGCGTTGTGGCATCGCCCGGCGCTGCTGGTGGAGACGCACAGCCTCAAGTCGTACCGGACGCAAGTGTGGGCGCACTACGACCTCATGACGCATACGCTGGCGCTGGTCGGCGCGGAGGGCGCGCATTTGCGCGAGATGATTCGCGCCGCCGAAGCGGGCATGGCGGAACTCGCCGCCGCCGCCAAGCCGCTGTTTCTCGCCGGAACGCACGGCGACGCCGGGACGACCTTCACGTACAAGGGCGTCGCTTGGCGTGAGGAAACCAGCCTTGTCACCGGGCGTCCCGTCCGCGCGTACGAAAGCCGGCTCGTGGACATCCCGACCAAGCTTTTCACCAAGCTCAAAACGACGGCGGCACCGACCGTCCCGGCAGGCTACCTCATTCCAGCGGAATGGACGGCGGTAGTGGACGTGCTCGCCGCGCATGGCGTCGAGATGAAGCGGTTAAAAAAGGTCACCACTGTGGATTGTGAAACCTATTGTCTGCGCGATCCTAAGTGGGCGACGCGCCCGTTCGAGGGCCGCGTGATGCTGACCAGTTTCACCATCCAGCGCGCCCGGACGACGAAAACCTTTCCTGCTGGGACGGTCTACGTGCCGATGACGCAACCGGCGGCGCGCGTCGCGTTCAACTGGCTGGAGCCTGAAGGGCCGGATTCGGCCGTCCGGTGGGGCTTGTTCAACACGATTTTCGAGCAGAAGGAGTACGCGGCGGATTACGTTTTTGAGCCGATTGCGCGCGAAATGCTTAAGCGGAATCCAAAACTGCGCGCCGAGTTCGAGCGCAAGCTGGCGGAGGACGCCGATTTCGCGGCCAGTCCGCGGGCGCGCTTTCAGTTCCTCTACGAGCGGTCGCCCTACTACGAAACCGACAAAGACGCTTACCCGGTCGTCAGGGTTTTCGAGCCGCCGCTGCGGTGA
- a CDS encoding Uma2 family endonuclease, with amino-acid sequence MSTPLTATPPRLMTFEEFLDYGEPDVRYELIEGVPVEMPQPNKAHQLIVLALAAYLTRAISEKRLPYVVTLLGVQIDEYMALIPDLVVCRREDAALGADEEEAGVLRVGVSVVLVVEVASENWRDDYGKKREAYARRGVEVYVVVDRRRRCIVGYGQPDVATGRYLEERTYIEGEVVELEALGGCRLPVSEVLAGVFAEDLQRAELERLLAEQAAKEAAEARLKEAEARAEAERQAKFEAEARAEAERQAKLEAEARAQEAEARAAAERQAKETLLEELARLRAQLGLPPE; translated from the coding sequence ATGTCCACCCCGTTGACCGCCACCCCGCCCCGCTTGATGACCTTCGAGGAGTTCTTAGACTACGGCGAACCCGATGTGCGCTATGAACTCATCGAAGGTGTCCCCGTCGAGATGCCCCAACCGAACAAAGCCCACCAACTCATCGTGTTGGCCTTGGCGGCCTACCTGACGCGCGCCATCAGCGAGAAGAGGCTGCCGTACGTGGTGACGCTGTTGGGGGTGCAGATTGACGAGTATATGGCGCTGATTCCGGACTTGGTGGTGTGTCGGCGGGAGGATGCGGCGCTGGGGGCGGATGAGGAGGAAGCCGGGGTGCTGCGGGTAGGTGTGTCGGTGGTGTTAGTGGTGGAGGTGGCGAGTGAGAACTGGCGGGACGACTATGGGAAGAAGCGGGAGGCGTATGCGCGGCGCGGGGTGGAAGTGTACGTGGTGGTGGATCGGCGGCGGCGGTGCATAGTGGGGTACGGGCAACCGGATGTGGCGACGGGGCGGTACTTGGAGGAGCGGACATATATCGAGGGCGAGGTCGTGGAGTTGGAGGCGCTGGGTGGGTGTCGGTTGCCGGTGAGCGAGGTGTTGGCGGGGGTGTTTGCGGAGGATTTGCAGCGGGCGGAGTTGGAGCGGTTGTTGGCGGAGCAGGCGGCGAAGGAGGCGGCGGAGGCGCGGTTGAAGGAAGCGGAGGCGCGTGCTGAAGCGGAACGGCAGGCCAAATTCGAAGCCGAAGCCCGTGCTGAAGCGGAACGGCAGGCCAAGCTCGAAGCCGAAGCCCGCGCGCAAGAGGCCGAGGCTCGCGCTGCAGCGGAGCGACAAGCGAAAGAGACCCTGCTGGAAGAACTCGCCCGCCTGCGCGCCCAGTTGGGACTGCCGCCGGAGTGA
- a CDS encoding aldo/keto reductase codes for MRYKLLGASGLRVSELCLGAMTFGEAWGTGASKAESRAMFDAYAEAGGNFIDTANFYTKGESETFIGEFIQGERDHWVIATKYSLDTSGCGEVNASGNHRKNMMQAVEASLRRLQTDYIDLLWLHVWDFTTPIEEIMRGFDDLVRQGKILYAGISDTPAWIVASANTLATLRGWTPFVGLQIEYSLRERTPERELLPMAAHFDIGVTAWSPLGGGVLTGKYNTLKEGDPPPGRLKTTKDRDRELAQLVMSIAEEIGRSPAQVAINWLRQRPQTIIPIIGARTLPQLKDNLGCLDFTLSDEHLAQLTQASDIELGFPHRFLQGETVRQFAFGGALEKIDNHRVRNRS; via the coding sequence ATGCGTTACAAACTGCTTGGCGCAAGCGGACTGCGGGTTTCTGAGCTTTGCTTGGGCGCGATGACCTTCGGTGAAGCGTGGGGAACTGGCGCTTCCAAGGCGGAAAGCCGCGCTATGTTTGACGCCTACGCCGAGGCGGGGGGAAACTTCATTGACACCGCCAACTTTTACACCAAAGGCGAAAGTGAAACTTTTATTGGCGAGTTCATCCAAGGCGAACGCGACCACTGGGTGATCGCCACCAAGTACAGCCTCGATACCAGCGGCTGTGGAGAAGTCAACGCCTCCGGCAACCACCGTAAAAATATGATGCAGGCGGTTGAAGCCAGCCTGCGCCGCCTGCAAACCGACTACATTGACCTGCTCTGGCTTCATGTGTGGGATTTCACGACGCCGATTGAGGAAATCATGCGCGGGTTTGACGACCTTGTCCGGCAGGGGAAGATTCTCTACGCGGGGATTTCCGACACGCCGGCCTGGATTGTGGCGTCAGCCAACACGCTGGCGACGCTGCGCGGCTGGACGCCATTTGTTGGTTTGCAGATTGAATACTCGCTGCGGGAACGGACGCCGGAGCGCGAACTATTGCCGATGGCCGCGCACTTCGACATTGGGGTGACGGCATGGAGTCCGTTGGGAGGGGGTGTGCTGACCGGTAAGTACAACACGCTCAAGGAAGGCGACCCGCCGCCCGGACGCCTCAAAACCACCAAAGACCGCGACCGTGAACTGGCCCAACTAGTGATGAGTATTGCCGAAGAGATTGGACGTTCCCCAGCACAGGTCGCTATCAACTGGCTGCGTCAGCGCCCACAAACCATCATTCCGATCATCGGTGCGCGGACACTGCCGCAACTCAAAGACAACCTTGGCTGTCTCGACTTTACGTTGAGCGATGAACACCTAGCGCAGTTGACGCAGGCGAGCGACATTGAGTTGGGCTTTCCACATCGGTTTCTTCAGGGAGAAACTGTACGACAGTTTGCCTTCGGCGGAGCGCTTGAGAAGATAGACAATCATCGAGTCCGCAACCGGTCATGA
- a CDS encoding universal stress protein — MPADYVVRKVLVATDGSPASFAAISDLIHAGLPPEGEAVVLSVADRVPLFPPRTPEEMLYLEDARLAVPRHWARSAADILRRRFPHWTVREETRAGAPAREILKFANEWSPDLIVLGSHGRSTLGRLFFGSVSRKVMLEARTSVRIGRRLERPEGTPLRLLVGVDETPASEVVIAALAARHFSPDTQVKVVTATGVFEYFSSDILGSSVAVVPSDTIDELRRAAADAATAVQEKLLAAYPDLKVEVSREVIEGDPKSVLLDIAEKWPADAILLGTRDLSGPERFFIGSVSSAIVAHAPCTVEIVRRRAAEAPTEQPAS, encoded by the coding sequence ATGCCTGCCGATTATGTCGTTCGCAAGGTTTTGGTTGCTACAGATGGGTCGCCAGCGAGTTTCGCAGCGATTTCCGACCTCATTCACGCCGGACTCCCCCCGGAGGGCGAGGCGGTAGTTCTCTCGGTCGCCGACCGCGTTCCCCTGTTCCCGCCTCGAACGCCCGAAGAAATGCTTTACCTTGAAGACGCACGGCTGGCCGTCCCACGCCACTGGGCGCGAAGTGCGGCCGACATTCTGCGGCGTCGGTTCCCGCACTGGACGGTGCGCGAGGAAACCCGCGCCGGTGCGCCGGCTCGCGAAATTCTCAAATTCGCCAATGAATGGTCGCCGGATTTGATTGTCCTTGGCTCGCACGGGCGCTCGACGCTCGGACGGCTGTTTTTCGGCAGTGTCTCGCGCAAGGTCATGTTGGAAGCGCGAACCTCGGTGCGGATCGGCCGACGACTGGAGCGGCCGGAGGGAACCCCGCTGCGGTTGCTGGTCGGGGTGGATGAAACGCCAGCGTCAGAGGTGGTGATTGCCGCCCTTGCTGCGCGGCATTTTTCGCCGGATACACAAGTCAAAGTCGTAACGGCCACCGGCGTCTTCGAGTACTTTAGCAGCGACATTCTCGGCAGCAGCGTCGCCGTTGTTCCGTCGGACACAATTGACGAACTACGCCGCGCCGCCGCTGATGCGGCGACAGCCGTTCAGGAGAAACTATTGGCGGCTTATCCGGATTTGAAGGTTGAGGTCTCACGGGAAGTCATCGAGGGCGATCCAAAGAGTGTTTTGCTTGACATCGCCGAGAAGTGGCCGGCTGACGCAATTTTGCTTGGTACGCGCGATTTGTCCGGTCCAGAGCGTTTCTTTATCGGGAGCGTATCGTCGGCGATTGTGGCGCATGCACCGTGTACGGTGGAGATTGTGCGCCGCCGTGCGGCTGAAGCGCCGACCGAACAGCCGGCCAGCTAG